One region of Prochlorococcus marinus str. GP2 genomic DNA includes:
- the devC gene encoding ABC transporter permease DevC — translation MSFSFLKFRKIPLAWLLLTRQPLRLAVAIAGISFAGILMFMQLGFRDGLFDTSVTIHKLLDADLVLISPRSKSSISMSGFPKRRLIQSLAVEDVEKTAPVNLNYLLWRNPENLKTRSILALGFNPSDSLLLDEGFSKKAYKLRNPSRVLFDKLSRPEFGPIEEWFLSEKKVETEVAGKRVIVEGLVELGPSFGADGNLITSRETFLRLFPANPTGSIEIGLVKLKKGSDPELISRILNNSLPNDVRVLTKNQFIEFEKNYWKNSTAIGFIFSLGALMGFVVGCVVVYQILYSDVTDHLPEYATLLAMGYRLKSLFFVVAREGFLLALFGYLPAYFSGQILYSVIRSSTKLPIIMDADKTILIFVLVLVMCMGSAAVAMRKLVDADPAEIF, via the coding sequence ATGAGTTTTTCTTTTTTAAAATTTAGAAAAATACCATTAGCTTGGTTGTTATTAACTAGGCAGCCATTAAGGCTAGCAGTTGCCATAGCTGGAATAAGTTTTGCAGGGATTTTGATGTTTATGCAATTAGGTTTTAGAGATGGTTTGTTTGACACGAGCGTAACTATTCATAAACTTCTAGATGCCGATCTTGTTTTGATAAGTCCCAGATCAAAAAGTTCTATAAGCATGAGTGGATTCCCAAAAAGAAGGTTAATTCAATCTCTCGCAGTTGAAGATGTTGAAAAAACTGCTCCCGTTAATCTAAATTATTTACTATGGAGAAATCCCGAAAATCTTAAAACTAGATCAATACTTGCATTAGGTTTTAATCCCTCCGATTCACTTCTTTTAGATGAGGGATTCTCAAAGAAAGCTTATAAATTGAGAAATCCATCAAGAGTTCTTTTTGACAAACTATCTAGACCTGAATTTGGACCGATTGAAGAATGGTTCTTATCTGAAAAAAAAGTTGAGACTGAGGTTGCTGGTAAAAGAGTAATTGTTGAGGGCCTTGTGGAGTTGGGACCATCTTTTGGCGCAGATGGTAATTTGATAACTAGTCGAGAAACCTTTTTAAGACTTTTTCCCGCTAATCCTACTGGAAGTATTGAAATTGGTTTGGTAAAGCTAAAAAAAGGATCTGATCCTGAATTGATTTCAAGGATATTAAATAACTCACTCCCAAATGATGTTAGGGTTCTTACAAAAAATCAATTTATAGAATTTGAGAAGAATTATTGGAAAAATAGTACTGCAATAGGTTTTATATTTAGTTTGGGGGCATTGATGGGTTTCGTTGTAGGGTGTGTGGTTGTTTATCAAATTCTTTATAGTGACGTTACAGATCACCTCCCAGAGTATGCCACCTTATTGGCAATGGGGTATAGACTTAAGTCCCTTTTCTTTGTTGTAGCTAGAGAGGGGTTTTTGTTGGCATTGTTTGGTTATTTACCTGCTTATTTCTCTGGTCAAATACTTTACTCAGTTATAAGAAGTTCTACTAAACTCCCAATAATAATGGACGCAGACAAAACTATTTTAATTTTCGTATTAGTTTTAGTTATGTGTATGGGGTCCGCTGCTGTTGCGATGCGTAAATTAGTTGACGCTGATCCTGCCGAAATTTTTTAA
- a CDS encoding M16 family metallopeptidase: MNVGEVNYYTHSSKTRCVFVDNKELPLISIDIWCKAGSSFEDVDKNGTAHFLEHMIFKGSNKIMPGEFDHKIESLGGLSNASTGYDDVHYHVLVPPNNFRESLGLLTNIVVAPDFNPDEFIKEKGVVIDEIKQQNDQPEEKLFNYFLKRVWLSPNYANSILGTERSIKNLDINDLVEFHSKHYTTGKICIAIAGNLSKEIYKIFEKSDLSGIRKRPNLINQKNEPSLKIRNGRESVKFDNLEFSRIFMAWFIPNLNDQKNIIGLEILASILSVGRNSRLVKILKEDSNLVESVYVDVNAGELGGLFIMEASCESKDIDIVEKQINKTIDEISNCKALTLDEIKKAINIVKSNYFFNLETSTQLSSFFGNELLWGRKSSINNLESHLKYWNDLDNFKEITEYIRGEKFTLVASPGKC, encoded by the coding sequence ATGAACGTAGGAGAAGTTAACTATTACACCCATTCAAGCAAAACTAGATGTGTGTTTGTGGATAATAAAGAATTGCCGCTTATAAGCATTGATATTTGGTGCAAAGCAGGTTCTTCATTTGAGGATGTTGATAAAAACGGCACTGCTCATTTCCTAGAACATATGATTTTTAAAGGATCTAACAAAATAATGCCAGGTGAGTTTGACCATAAAATTGAATCACTAGGCGGATTAAGTAACGCTTCAACAGGTTATGATGATGTACATTACCATGTCTTAGTTCCACCCAATAACTTTAGAGAATCACTTGGTCTTTTGACAAATATTGTCGTTGCTCCAGATTTTAATCCTGATGAATTTATTAAAGAAAAAGGGGTAGTTATTGATGAAATTAAACAACAAAATGATCAGCCTGAAGAAAAATTATTTAATTATTTTTTGAAAAGGGTTTGGTTAAGTCCGAATTATGCCAATTCCATTCTTGGAACTGAACGAAGTATAAAAAACCTAGACATAAATGACCTGGTGGAATTTCATAGCAAACATTACACTACCGGAAAAATTTGTATTGCAATTGCTGGGAATCTCTCTAAGGAAATCTACAAAATTTTTGAAAAAAGTGATTTATCTGGCATAAGAAAAAGACCAAATTTAATAAATCAAAAAAATGAACCTAGTTTAAAAATTAGAAATGGTAGAGAGTCGGTTAAGTTTGATAATTTAGAGTTTTCAAGAATATTTATGGCTTGGTTTATTCCAAACCTAAATGATCAAAAAAATATTATTGGACTAGAGATATTAGCATCAATACTCTCTGTTGGAAGAAACAGCAGATTAGTTAAAATTTTAAAAGAAGATAGTAATCTTGTTGAATCGGTATATGTAGATGTAAATGCTGGAGAATTAGGCGGATTATTTATAATGGAGGCAAGTTGTGAGTCCAAAGATATAGATATAGTAGAAAAGCAAATTAATAAAACAATAGATGAGATCTCAAATTGTAAAGCTTTGACTTTGGATGAAATAAAAAAAGCAATAAATATTGTGAAAAGTAATTATTTCTTTAATTTAGAGACATCTACACAACTCTCTTCATTCTTTGGAAATGAACTTCTTTGGGGAAGAAAATCTTCAATCAATAATTTAGAGAGTCATTTAAAATATTGGAATGACTTGGATAACTTCAAAGAGATCACAGAATATATCCGTGGAGAAAAATTCACTTTAGTTGCATCCCCTGGTAAATGTTAA
- the psb29 gene encoding photosystem II biogenesis protein Psp29, which yields MSQHTLTLLRFTYKKLKEKLTVSDSKKLFHEQFPYVIPGLYKRIVDEMLVELNLLNHQNEFTQDYLFCVGLTETFKELTKGYKPEKHLDLLFDSLCSSTNFEAKEINQISQKSQIEFKDKSSKDILKLLKEKSDSKLYPSRILNLGVYILVSNSQDFKLKNESEINKLISDIFENLKLSTNKAEKDIGIYKSSISKMEQAKELIEELRVKNKKKD from the coding sequence TTGAGTCAACATACGCTAACCTTATTAAGGTTTACATATAAAAAATTGAAAGAAAAATTGACTGTTTCAGATAGCAAAAAGTTATTTCATGAACAATTCCCTTACGTTATTCCAGGTTTATATAAAAGAATAGTTGATGAAATGCTTGTCGAACTTAATCTGTTAAATCATCAAAATGAATTTACACAGGATTATCTCTTTTGTGTAGGTCTCACCGAAACATTCAAAGAATTAACTAAAGGATACAAACCAGAAAAACATTTGGATCTACTTTTTGATTCTTTATGCAGTTCAACAAATTTTGAAGCAAAGGAAATTAATCAAATCTCTCAAAAATCTCAAATAGAATTTAAGGATAAGTCATCAAAAGATATATTGAAATTATTAAAAGAAAAAAGCGATTCCAAACTTTATCCCTCAAGGATATTAAATTTAGGGGTATACATATTAGTTTCAAATTCCCAAGATTTCAAATTGAAAAATGAATCTGAGATAAATAAATTAATCTCTGATATTTTTGAGAATTTAAAATTATCTACTAATAAAGCAGAAAAAGATATTGGGATTTACAAAAGTAGCATATCAAAAATGGAACAAGCAAAAGAATTGATTGAAGAACTGAGAGTAAAAAATAAGAAAAAAGACTAA
- the clpP gene encoding ATP-dependent Clp endopeptidase proteolytic subunit ClpP encodes MIPLVLEESGGSERVFDIYSRLLRERIIFLGEQVTSETANRIVAQLLFLEAEDPDKDIYMYINSPGGSVYDGLGIFDTMQHVKPDIHTVCVGLAASMGAFLLAAGTKGKRSSLRHSRIMIHQPLGGARGQASDIRIQADEILFLKERLNTELSERTGKDYETIKEDTDRDFYMSPKEAVEYGLIDLVLDKKPIKV; translated from the coding sequence ATGATCCCTTTAGTTTTAGAAGAATCAGGTGGAAGTGAAAGAGTATTTGATATTTATTCAAGATTATTAAGAGAGAGAATAATCTTTTTAGGGGAACAAGTTACTAGTGAGACTGCTAACAGAATTGTTGCTCAATTATTATTTCTTGAAGCAGAGGACCCTGACAAGGATATTTATATGTACATAAATTCACCAGGGGGATCCGTCTACGATGGTTTAGGTATCTTTGACACAATGCAACATGTTAAGCCTGATATTCACACAGTTTGTGTAGGGTTAGCAGCCAGTATGGGTGCTTTTTTGTTGGCGGCAGGTACTAAAGGTAAAAGAAGCAGCCTCAGACATTCAAGGATAATGATTCATCAACCTCTTGGGGGTGCTAGAGGTCAAGCTAGTGATATTAGAATTCAGGCGGATGAAATTTTGTTTTTAAAAGAGCGACTTAATACAGAATTATCAGAGAGAACTGGCAAGGATTATGAAACTATCAAAGAAGATACAGACAGAGACTTTTATATGTCACCTAAGGAAGCAGTTGAATATGGATTAATTGATCTAGTCCTCGATAAAAAACCTATTAAAGTTTAA
- a CDS encoding NAD(P)H dehydrogenase assembly family protein — translation MKFEINDKVKLIAPVSYLKTSDNMPMLRPPDLVAIDEIGEVLSIKSPGTLEIKFRRGSFLIDVDKVEKI, via the coding sequence ATGAAATTTGAGATCAACGATAAGGTTAAGTTGATTGCGCCAGTCTCTTACTTGAAGACTTCAGATAATATGCCGATGTTGAGACCACCTGATCTTGTTGCTATTGATGAAATTGGAGAAGTCCTATCAATCAAATCTCCAGGTACTCTTGAAATAAAGTTCAGAAGAGGTTCATTTTTAATCGATGTTGATAAGGTTGAGAAAATTTAA
- the ftsH gene encoding ATP-dependent zinc metalloprotease FtsH, whose protein sequence is MNQKIKTLILWALPILLVIVLSYQFLSSSNVDSLKSNGTTVAPRNSAVARVSYGRFLDYINSGRVTSVDIFEGGRNAVIETIDSDLDNKVQRLRVDLPGLTPELINILKNEGISFDVHPIKTAPPALGILGNLLFPAILIGGLILLARRSSGMPGGPGQAMQFGKTKARFAMEAETGVVFDDVAGVNEAKQDLQEVVTFLKKPEKFTSVGARIPKGVLLVGPPGTGKTLLAKAIAGEAGVPFFSLSGSEFVEMFVGVGASRVRDLFKRAKENSPCLIFIDEIDAVGRQRGAGIGGGNDEREQTLNQLLTEMDGFEGNSGIIIIAATNRPDVLDSALMRPGRFDRQVTVDAPDIKGRLSILEVHARNKKLQDDLTLESIARRTPGFTGADLANLLNEAAILTARRRKDSISISEIDDSVDRIVAGMEGSPLTDGRSKRLIAYHEVGHALIGSLVKDHDPVQKVTVIPRGQAKGLTWFTPDDEQTLVSRAQLKARIMGALGGRAAEDVVFGKGEITTGAGGDFQQVASMARQMVTRFGMSNLGPIALESGNQEVFVGRDLMTRSEVSDSISKQIDESVRVMVKECYKETYAIVSKNREAMDKIVDLLIEKETLDGEEFTRILSNFTSIPKKERTPQLLS, encoded by the coding sequence ATGAATCAGAAAATCAAAACATTAATTTTATGGGCTTTACCTATACTTTTAGTAATAGTGCTTTCCTACCAATTTTTATCCTCAAGCAATGTTGACTCACTTAAATCCAATGGGACTACTGTTGCACCAAGGAATTCTGCGGTAGCAAGAGTAAGTTACGGCAGATTTTTAGATTACATTAATTCAGGTAGGGTTACATCTGTTGATATTTTTGAGGGAGGAAGAAATGCAGTTATAGAGACAATAGATTCGGATTTAGATAATAAAGTTCAAAGGTTAAGGGTAGATCTTCCAGGATTAACACCAGAACTCATAAATATCTTAAAAAATGAAGGAATAAGTTTTGACGTGCATCCAATTAAAACAGCCCCACCTGCATTAGGAATTTTGGGTAATTTACTTTTCCCAGCTATTTTAATTGGGGGCTTAATTTTATTAGCCAGAAGATCAAGTGGTATGCCTGGAGGTCCTGGGCAAGCAATGCAATTTGGGAAAACAAAGGCAAGATTTGCAATGGAAGCTGAAACAGGGGTTGTTTTCGATGATGTAGCAGGTGTTAACGAAGCTAAACAGGATTTACAAGAGGTTGTCACTTTTCTGAAAAAGCCAGAAAAGTTTACTTCTGTAGGTGCAAGAATTCCGAAAGGAGTTTTATTGGTAGGACCTCCTGGCACTGGTAAAACCCTTTTAGCAAAAGCAATAGCTGGAGAAGCCGGTGTCCCATTCTTTTCATTGTCAGGTTCTGAATTTGTTGAGATGTTTGTTGGTGTAGGTGCAAGTCGAGTGAGAGACCTTTTCAAAAGAGCTAAAGAAAATAGTCCTTGTCTAATTTTTATTGATGAAATCGATGCTGTAGGAAGGCAAAGAGGGGCTGGTATTGGTGGAGGTAATGATGAAAGAGAACAAACTCTCAACCAATTACTTACTGAAATGGATGGCTTCGAAGGTAATAGTGGGATAATAATAATAGCCGCCACAAACAGGCCTGATGTGCTTGATTCAGCACTTATGAGACCAGGCAGATTTGACAGGCAAGTAACCGTAGATGCACCTGATATAAAAGGCAGACTGTCAATATTGGAAGTTCATGCTAGGAATAAGAAACTGCAAGATGACTTAACGCTTGAAAGCATTGCGAGAAGAACACCTGGTTTTACTGGTGCAGACTTAGCAAATTTATTAAATGAGGCTGCTATTTTAACTGCAAGGAGAAGAAAAGATTCTATTAGTATTTCAGAAATTGATGACTCTGTAGATAGGATTGTCGCAGGGATGGAGGGTTCTCCTTTAACTGACGGAAGAAGTAAAAGATTAATTGCATATCATGAAGTTGGCCATGCTCTAATTGGCTCATTAGTTAAAGATCATGATCCTGTACAAAAAGTGACAGTGATTCCAAGAGGTCAAGCAAAAGGATTAACTTGGTTCACCCCAGACGATGAACAAACACTAGTTAGCAGAGCTCAACTTAAAGCAAGAATAATGGGTGCTTTAGGAGGAAGGGCTGCTGAGGATGTTGTTTTTGGAAAAGGTGAGATTACAACTGGAGCTGGAGGGGATTTCCAGCAAGTTGCTTCTATGGCTCGCCAAATGGTTACTAGATTTGGAATGAGTAATTTAGGTCCAATAGCTTTAGAAAGTGGGAACCAAGAAGTATTCGTTGGTAGAGATTTAATGACTAGAAGTGAAGTTTCTGATTCAATATCCAAACAAATTGATGAAAGCGTAAGAGTAATGGTTAAAGAATGTTATAAAGAAACTTACGCTATAGTTAGCAAAAACAGAGAAGCTATGGATAAAATAGTAGATTTATTAATAGAAAAAGAAACATTAGATGGTGAAGAGTTTACAAGAATCCTTTCTAATTTCACTTCCATTCCTAAGAAAGAACGAACTCCTCAGCTATTAAGTTAA
- a CDS encoding phycocyanobilin:ferredoxin oxidoreductase — translation MLSESLTKTKLTDPLILELLQNIREHRCMLEDLQSIKIDPKLTNIISNEIGRELYIENEFHKAKGFRKLHIEVAEFSKNLKILHCVFFPDPKFDIPIFGMDLVKINDNVSAAIVDLSPASQNQGLKYEKFLSEVDKSSFTSLRKIPKWGGIFSNNVFFASLQSKSEKNNFCRVVDQYLSILIKLSKKAKPEFNEEIIQERIDFQKNYCVQQMKNEKTSMVLLKYFDEKWVNNYIKTVLFDF, via the coding sequence TTGTTGTCTGAATCTTTAACTAAAACAAAATTAACTGACCCTCTTATTTTGGAGTTATTACAAAATATTAGAGAGCATAGATGCATGCTTGAGGACCTTCAGAGTATAAAAATTGATCCAAAACTAACTAATATAATATCTAACGAAATAGGCAGAGAACTCTATATTGAAAATGAATTTCATAAAGCAAAAGGATTTAGAAAGTTACATATTGAAGTAGCAGAATTTTCAAAGAATCTTAAGATATTACACTGCGTCTTTTTCCCTGATCCAAAGTTTGACATTCCAATATTTGGGATGGATTTGGTAAAAATAAATGATAATGTTTCTGCTGCCATTGTTGATTTATCCCCGGCATCACAAAACCAAGGTTTGAAATACGAAAAATTTCTTTCTGAAGTTGATAAAAGTTCTTTTACCTCTTTGAGAAAGATTCCTAAATGGGGGGGGATTTTTTCTAATAATGTATTTTTTGCTTCCTTACAAAGTAAATCTGAAAAAAATAATTTTTGTAGGGTTGTGGATCAATACCTCTCTATTTTGATCAAATTAAGTAAGAAAGCTAAACCTGAGTTTAATGAGGAAATTATCCAAGAGAGAATAGATTTTCAAAAAAATTATTGTGTTCAACAAATGAAAAATGAAAAGACTAGTATGGTGCTTCTAAAATATTTTGATGAAAAATGGGTCAATAACTATATAAAAACAGTTCTCTTCGATTTTTAA
- a CDS encoding DUF2103 domain-containing protein, with protein sequence MGRLVLNHSTNLDGLIPILKKLALNINIKTVTPAVISRVRGRSSKLIIRLSVKTKNGYKAIARKGKTAQEVFISTDLNKDQLKQIIDIYNDK encoded by the coding sequence TTGGGCAGGCTAGTTTTAAATCATAGTACTAATTTAGATGGCCTAATACCCATACTCAAAAAATTAGCACTAAACATAAATATAAAGACAGTAACGCCTGCTGTGATATCAAGAGTAAGAGGAAGATCTTCTAAATTAATAATTAGATTGTCAGTGAAAACTAAAAACGGATATAAGGCTATAGCAAGAAAAGGCAAAACAGCTCAAGAAGTTTTTATTTCAACAGACTTAAATAAAGATCAATTAAAACAGATAATAGATATATATAATGATAAATAA
- the petN gene encoding cytochrome b6-f complex subunit PetN, whose translation MIFQIGWASLAAIFTFSIAMVVWGRNGDGSIDI comes from the coding sequence ATGATCTTTCAAATAGGGTGGGCCTCATTAGCTGCAATCTTTACTTTTTCAATTGCTATGGTTGTATGGGGAAGAAATGGGGATGGCTCCATTGATATATGA
- a CDS encoding M16 family metallopeptidase, with the protein MLKKYFLNNKKRNFSTASIWIKGGSDMDNVGKKGINKILSSLLTRGCEGFNNFTLSEYIESNGAELNQEIFEDGISISIKSLNEHFSKLFPLLDLIINKPTLLEIEFQKVKKSSIDSLKKDKENPFNICFENWRRIVYSNHPYAFNTNGNANDVSKITYDDVLLEFKNFKIRDKYLISNNPEINGENFGTLEKKTFEEKSGSVNHNLSPMNRFVSINNDSNQTIIMIGDQTCSRRSSEYLPLKVLESYLSYGMSAALFKLFREKHGITYDLGVHYPIRSGNAPFLIYLSVSNKHALFAFELLSTLWKNLLFNPLTDSEIFLAKEKLKGSFLLGNQSLDEILQRKIQIISYGISPISEIDLASKINEISSLDILKLFNKYFPKPFLSISGGEKICFEISNIWKKNF; encoded by the coding sequence ATGTTAAAAAAATATTTTTTAAATAATAAAAAAAGGAATTTTTCAACTGCTTCAATTTGGATTAAAGGAGGCAGTGATATGGATAATGTTGGCAAAAAAGGTATTAACAAAATCCTCAGTTCATTACTTACAAGAGGATGTGAGGGTTTTAATAATTTCACTCTTTCGGAGTATATTGAGTCCAATGGAGCAGAATTAAATCAAGAAATATTTGAAGATGGTATTTCAATAAGCATTAAATCCCTAAATGAACATTTCAGTAAATTGTTCCCTTTATTAGATTTAATAATTAATAAACCAACTCTCTTAGAAATTGAATTTCAAAAAGTAAAAAAATCCTCTATTGATTCTCTTAAAAAAGATAAAGAGAATCCATTTAATATCTGTTTTGAAAACTGGAGAAGAATTGTTTACTCAAATCATCCTTATGCCTTTAATACAAATGGTAATGCAAATGATGTCTCAAAGATTACCTATGATGATGTTTTGCTTGAGTTTAAAAATTTCAAAATTCGAGATAAGTATTTAATTTCAAATAATCCCGAAATTAATGGAGAAAATTTTGGAACATTAGAAAAAAAAACCTTTGAAGAAAAATCAGGGAGTGTAAATCATAACTTAAGTCCCATGAATAGATTTGTTTCTATCAATAATGATTCAAATCAAACAATAATAATGATTGGAGATCAAACTTGCTCGCGAAGAAGTAGTGAATATTTGCCTCTCAAGGTTTTGGAGTCATATCTATCCTATGGAATGAGCGCCGCTTTATTTAAACTTTTTAGAGAAAAACATGGTATCACTTACGATTTAGGTGTTCATTATCCTATCAGAAGTGGAAATGCCCCATTTTTAATTTATTTATCAGTATCCAATAAACATGCCCTTTTTGCTTTTGAACTTTTATCAACACTTTGGAAAAATTTACTTTTTAATCCTTTGACCGATTCTGAAATATTTTTAGCAAAAGAAAAACTAAAAGGTTCTTTTCTATTAGGAAATCAATCATTAGATGAAATTTTGCAGAGAAAGATACAAATAATTAGTTATGGCATTTCACCAATTTCTGAGATCGATTTAGCTTCAAAAATAAATGAAATTTCTTCCTTAGATATTCTTAAATTGTTTAATAAGTATTTTCCAAAACCTTTTTTAAGTATTTCTGGCGGTGAAAAAATATGTTTTGAAATTTCTAATATATGGAAGAAAAACTTTTAA
- a CDS encoding HlyD family efflux transporter periplasmic adaptor subunit: MKLKILKNVFIYLLLFAPISLGVISCSGNNKSSSKFKEETTSDFIPPITAVAALGQLSPSGEIRQLAAPISQFGSSPRIVEILVTEGDFVKKGDILAIFENEAKLIADLERNENLINTINEEIILKKDQIQRYELALSEDVYSFVEFSQRKDELLKLQKQKINLIGDQKNIKIDLFNSKLRSPIDGFILGINTRVGERPQNEGILDIGSSQKMEALIEVYESDIDRVFISQNVELSSENGGFQKILKGKVIRISPQVKQRKVLSTDPTGDADSRIIEVLVKLDQDSIDIVQNYAGMKVIAKFIP; this comes from the coding sequence ATGAAATTAAAAATATTAAAAAATGTATTTATTTATTTATTATTATTTGCACCAATATCTCTTGGGGTAATTTCCTGTTCTGGAAATAATAAATCTAGTTCAAAATTTAAAGAGGAAACAACTTCAGATTTCATACCTCCCATTACAGCTGTTGCTGCACTAGGTCAACTTTCACCTTCGGGAGAGATTAGACAATTGGCCGCTCCAATAAGTCAGTTTGGCTCTTCTCCTCGAATTGTCGAAATTTTAGTAACTGAAGGAGATTTTGTAAAAAAAGGTGATATTCTGGCAATCTTTGAAAATGAAGCAAAATTAATTGCTGATCTTGAAAGAAATGAAAATCTAATTAATACTATTAACGAAGAAATTATCCTAAAGAAAGATCAAATTCAACGGTATGAGTTAGCTTTGAGCGAAGATGTATATTCTTTTGTTGAGTTTTCACAGAGAAAAGATGAATTATTAAAATTGCAAAAACAGAAAATAAATCTTATCGGAGATCAAAAAAATATTAAGATAGACCTCTTTAATTCAAAACTAAGGAGTCCAATTGATGGTTTTATCCTTGGAATAAATACAAGAGTTGGTGAGAGACCTCAGAATGAGGGGATTTTGGATATTGGTTCTAGTCAAAAAATGGAAGCTTTGATAGAGGTTTATGAATCTGATATCGATAGAGTCTTTATCTCTCAGAATGTTGAATTAAGCAGTGAGAATGGGGGGTTCCAAAAAATTCTTAAGGGAAAGGTGATTAGGATTAGCCCTCAAGTAAAACAAAGAAAAGTTTTATCGACTGATCCAACAGGGGATGCTGATTCGCGAATTATTGAGGTACTAGTAAAACTAGATCAAGATTCTATAGATATCGTTCAAAACTATGCAGGAATGAAAGTGATCGCAAAATTTATTCCCTAA
- a CDS encoding DevA family ABC transporter ATP-binding protein yields MVKANKLKNNVKNLKTVSINNLSHFYGKNENKKQVLNDVNLNIDKGELVLLKGPSGCGKTTLLTLIGALRTCQSGDLTVLNNQLNGASRKTRQILRRSIGMIFQGHNLLRCLTAEQNVQMGADLIKGLTYLQRREIARNWLSAVGLEEHHKKLPNDLSGGQKQRVAIARALSANPKLLLADEPTSALDSVTGREIVTLLRKLAKEQNCSVLMVTHDPRISDMADRILNMEDGKIYGAHSELI; encoded by the coding sequence ATGGTTAAAGCTAATAAATTAAAAAATAATGTTAAAAACCTTAAAACAGTCTCAATAAATAATTTGAGTCACTTTTATGGAAAAAATGAGAATAAAAAACAAGTTCTTAATGACGTTAATTTAAATATTGATAAAGGAGAGTTGGTTCTTTTGAAAGGACCTTCTGGATGTGGTAAAACGACTCTTTTAACATTAATTGGTGCCTTGAGAACCTGTCAAAGTGGAGATTTAACTGTTTTAAATAATCAGTTAAATGGAGCTTCAAGGAAAACTCGTCAGATTCTTAGAAGAAGTATTGGAATGATTTTTCAAGGTCACAATCTTCTGAGATGTTTAACAGCAGAACAAAATGTCCAGATGGGCGCCGATTTAATAAAAGGTTTAACATATTTGCAAAGACGTGAAATAGCACGGAATTGGTTGTCAGCAGTAGGATTAGAAGAACACCATAAAAAGTTGCCAAATGACTTATCTGGTGGGCAGAAACAGAGAGTAGCAATTGCTCGAGCTTTATCTGCTAATCCAAAACTTTTATTAGCTGATGAGCCCACTTCAGCTTTAGATAGTGTCACAGGGAGAGAAATAGTAACCCTTTTAAGGAAACTAGCAAAAGAACAAAATTGTTCTGTACTTATGGTGACGCATGATCCAAGAATTTCTGATATGGCTGATAGGATATTAAATATGGAAGATGGTAAAATATATGGTGCTCATAGTGAGCTAATATAA